One segment of Carassius auratus strain Wakin chromosome 2, ASM336829v1, whole genome shotgun sequence DNA contains the following:
- the LOC113116388 gene encoding cAMP-specific 3',5'-cyclic phosphodiesterase 4C-like isoform X4: MSVPANCGFSFSADRALKPRNWNLYGSPCAVNRPIDIVQKRRRFDVENGLSVGRSPLESQASPGSGRVLQANFPHSQRRESFLYRSDSDFDLSPKAMSRNSSTASELHGEDMIVTPFAQVLASLRTVRSNFAVLTHQQDRVPSKRSTGSNPPSMCKTSLPEEPFQKLAVETLDELDWCLEQLETLKTRHSVSEMASNKFKRMLNRELTQLSETSKSGNQVSEFISSTFLEKQHDMDIMSPPTKEKEKKKWPMSQISGLKKPSHSSSVAASSIPRFGISTNQEDLLAKELEDFDKWGVDMFKISEYSGSRPLTVAMYTIFQERDLLKSFKIPVDTFITYMMALEENYHADVAYHNSIHAADVVQSTNVLLSTPALEAVFTDLEILAAMFASAIHDVDHPGVSNQFLINTNSELALMYNDSSVLENHHLAVGFKLLQEENCDIFQNLTKKQRQSLRKMVIDMVLATDMSKHMNLLADLKTMVETKKVTSLGVLLLDNYSDRIQVLQNMVHCADLSNPTKPLELYRQWTDRIMVEFFTQGDRERDKGMEISPMCDKHNASIEKSQVGFIDYIVHPLWETWADLVHPDAQEILDMLEDNREWYQSMIPHSPTSTPEDKGGVFGMGAMGGGIVSSTGEKFQFDLTLEEEGESDIESPVDEEFTSTAQDSSRTDPEDKHPSSAPRTQQANLTARFPGRRTMSFKMAEPPDSEDEDRELDQEGKSVSYLRLGT, encoded by the exons ATGAGCGTGCCGGCAAACTGTGGATTCTCTTTCTCAGCTGACCGGGCATTGAAGCCTCGGAACTGGAATTTGTATGGATCTCCATGTGCCGTCAACAGACCCATCGACATTGTGCAGAAACGCAGGCG ttTTGATGTTGAGAATGGGCTGTCGGTGGGCCGCAGTCCTCTGGAGTCCCAGGCTAGTCCAGGCTCCGGCCGTGTGCTGCAGGCCAATTTCCCTCACAGTCAGCGGCGGGAGTCCTTCCTGTATCGCTCCGATTCTGACTTTGACCTTTCACCCAAGGCCATGTCCCGAAACTCATCCACGGCCAGCGAGCT ACATGGAGAAGACATGATAGTTACACCGTTTGCACAG GTCCTTGCCAGCTTGAGGACTGTGCGGAGCAACTTTGCTGTTTTGACCCATCAGCAAGACCGCGTCCCGAGCAA GAGGTCCACTGGAAGCAACCCACCATCCATGTGCAAGACAAGCCTACCAG AGGAGCCATTTCAGAAGTTGGCAGTGGAGACTCTGGATGAGCTGGACTGGTGTCTCGAACAGCTCGAGACTCTCAAGACACGTCACTCAGTCAGTGAGATGGCATCCAACAAG TTCAAAAGGATGCTGAATCGAGAGCTAACCCAGCTGTCAGAGACCAGCAAGTCTGGAAACCAGGTCTCAGAGTTCATCTCCAGCACCTTCTTGG AGAAGCAACATGATATGGATATTATGTCCCCACCAAccaaggagaaggagaagaaaaagTGGCCCATGTCTCAGATCAGTGGATTGAAGAAACCCTCACACAGCTCCAGCGTCGCAGCTTCCAGCATCCCACGCTTTGGCATCAGCACTAACCAGGAAGATCTGCTGGCCAAG GAGTTAGAGGACTTTGACAAATGGGGTGTGGATATGTTCAAGATATCGGAGTATTCAGGCAGCCGACCGCTAACGGTAGCAATGTACACAATCTTTCAG GAAAGAGACCTGTTGAAATCCTTTAAAATCCCTGTAGACACGTTCATTACCTACATGATGGCGTTGGAGGAGAACTACCACGCAGATGTAGCATACCATAATAGCATCCATGCAGCTGACGTGGTCCAGTCCACCAATGTCCTGCTGTCCACCCCAGCCCTGGAG GCTGTATTCACCGACCTTGAGATCTTGGCCGCAATGTTTGCTAGTGCAATACATGACGTGGACCACCCTGGAGTGTCCAACCAGTTCCTCATCAACACAA ACTCAGAGTTGGCTCTCATGTACAACGATTCGTCTGTTCTGGAGAACCACCACCTGGCTGTTGGCTTCAAACTGCTGCAGGAAGAAAACTGTGACATTTTCCAGAACCTGACCAAGAAACAGAGGCAGTCGCTGCGCAAAATGGTCATCGACATG GTCCTAGCCACTGATATGTCAAAGCATATGAACCTGTTAGCGGATCTCAAGACCATGGTAGAGACCAAGAAGGTGACCAGTCTGGGCGTCCTGCTGTTAGACAACTACTCTGATCGCATTCAG GTTCTTCAGAACATGGTGCATTGTGCTGACCTGAGCAACCCAACAAAGCCCCTGGAGCTGTACCGTCAGTGGACGGATCGCATCATGGTGGAGTTTTTTACTCagggggacagagagagagataagggAATGGAGATCAGCCCCATGTGTGACAAACACAATGCTTCCATTGAGAAGTCACAG GTGGGCTTCATCGACTACATTGTGCACCCACTATGGGAGACCTGGGCTGATCTGGTTCACCCTGATGCCCAGGAGATTCTTGACATGCTGGAGGACAACCGTGAGTGGTACCAGAGCATGATCCCCCACAGTCCCACCTCCACCCCCGAGGACAAGGGCGGTGTGTTTGGGATGGGAGCGATGGGTGGAGGCATCGTCTCATCAACAGGGGAGAAGTTCCAGTTCGACCTGACCTTAGAGGAGGAAGGGGAGTCTGACATTGAGAGTCCCGTGGACGAAGAGTTCACTTCCACCGCACAGGATTCCTCCAGGACAGATCCAGAAGACAAACATCCGTCTTCGGCTCCCCGCACACAGCAAGCCAACCTGACCGCTCGCTTCCCCGGCCGCAGGACAATGTCTTTTAAGATGGCGGAGCCACCAGACAGTGAAGATGAAGATAGAGAACTTGACCAAGAAGGGAAAAGCGTGTCTTACCTGCGTCTGGGAACATAA
- the LOC113116388 gene encoding cAMP-specific 3',5'-cyclic phosphodiesterase 4C-like isoform X3 — protein MSVPANCGFSFSADRALKPRNWNLYGSPCAVNRPIDIVQKRRRFDVENGLSVGRSPLESQASPGSGRVLQANFPHSQRRESFLYRSDSDFDLSPKAMSRNSSTASELEESLKHWEVNWLNRHGEDMIVTPFAQVLASLRTVRSNFAVLTHQQDRVPSKRSTGSNPPSMCKTSLPEEPFQKLAVETLDELDWCLEQLETLKTRHSVSEMASNKFKRMLNRELTQLSETSKSGNQVSEFISSTFLEKQHDMDIMSPPTKEKEKKKWPMSQISGLKKPSHSSSVAASSIPRFGISTNQEDLLAKELEDFDKWGVDMFKISEYSGSRPLTVAMYTIFQERDLLKSFKIPVDTFITYMMALEENYHADVAYHNSIHAADVVQSTNVLLSTPALEAVFTDLEILAAMFASAIHDVDHPGVSNQFLINTNSELALMYNDSSVLENHHLAVGFKLLQEENCDIFQNLTKKQRQSLRKMVIDMVLATDMSKHMNLLADLKTMVETKKVTSLGVLLLDNYSDRIQVLQNMVHCADLSNPTKPLELYRQWTDRIMVEFFTQGDRERDKGMEISPMCDKHNASIEKSQVGFIDYIVHPLWETWADLVHPDAQEILDMLEDNREWYQSMIPHSPTSTPEDKGGVFGMGAMGGGIVSSTGEKFQFDLTLEEEGESDIESPVDEEFTSTAQDSSRTDPEDKHPSSAPRTQQANLTARFPGRRTMSFKMAEPPDSEDEDRELDQEGKSVSYLRLGT, from the exons ATGAGCGTGCCGGCAAACTGTGGATTCTCTTTCTCAGCTGACCGGGCATTGAAGCCTCGGAACTGGAATTTGTATGGATCTCCATGTGCCGTCAACAGACCCATCGACATTGTGCAGAAACGCAGGCG ttTTGATGTTGAGAATGGGCTGTCGGTGGGCCGCAGTCCTCTGGAGTCCCAGGCTAGTCCAGGCTCCGGCCGTGTGCTGCAGGCCAATTTCCCTCACAGTCAGCGGCGGGAGTCCTTCCTGTATCGCTCCGATTCTGACTTTGACCTTTCACCCAAGGCCATGTCCCGAAACTCATCCACGGCCAGCGAGCT GGAAGAGAGTTTGAAGCACTGGGAAGTCAACTGGCTAAATCG ACATGGAGAAGACATGATAGTTACACCGTTTGCACAG GTCCTTGCCAGCTTGAGGACTGTGCGGAGCAACTTTGCTGTTTTGACCCATCAGCAAGACCGCGTCCCGAGCAA GAGGTCCACTGGAAGCAACCCACCATCCATGTGCAAGACAAGCCTACCAG AGGAGCCATTTCAGAAGTTGGCAGTGGAGACTCTGGATGAGCTGGACTGGTGTCTCGAACAGCTCGAGACTCTCAAGACACGTCACTCAGTCAGTGAGATGGCATCCAACAAG TTCAAAAGGATGCTGAATCGAGAGCTAACCCAGCTGTCAGAGACCAGCAAGTCTGGAAACCAGGTCTCAGAGTTCATCTCCAGCACCTTCTTGG AGAAGCAACATGATATGGATATTATGTCCCCACCAAccaaggagaaggagaagaaaaagTGGCCCATGTCTCAGATCAGTGGATTGAAGAAACCCTCACACAGCTCCAGCGTCGCAGCTTCCAGCATCCCACGCTTTGGCATCAGCACTAACCAGGAAGATCTGCTGGCCAAG GAGTTAGAGGACTTTGACAAATGGGGTGTGGATATGTTCAAGATATCGGAGTATTCAGGCAGCCGACCGCTAACGGTAGCAATGTACACAATCTTTCAG GAAAGAGACCTGTTGAAATCCTTTAAAATCCCTGTAGACACGTTCATTACCTACATGATGGCGTTGGAGGAGAACTACCACGCAGATGTAGCATACCATAATAGCATCCATGCAGCTGACGTGGTCCAGTCCACCAATGTCCTGCTGTCCACCCCAGCCCTGGAG GCTGTATTCACCGACCTTGAGATCTTGGCCGCAATGTTTGCTAGTGCAATACATGACGTGGACCACCCTGGAGTGTCCAACCAGTTCCTCATCAACACAA ACTCAGAGTTGGCTCTCATGTACAACGATTCGTCTGTTCTGGAGAACCACCACCTGGCTGTTGGCTTCAAACTGCTGCAGGAAGAAAACTGTGACATTTTCCAGAACCTGACCAAGAAACAGAGGCAGTCGCTGCGCAAAATGGTCATCGACATG GTCCTAGCCACTGATATGTCAAAGCATATGAACCTGTTAGCGGATCTCAAGACCATGGTAGAGACCAAGAAGGTGACCAGTCTGGGCGTCCTGCTGTTAGACAACTACTCTGATCGCATTCAG GTTCTTCAGAACATGGTGCATTGTGCTGACCTGAGCAACCCAACAAAGCCCCTGGAGCTGTACCGTCAGTGGACGGATCGCATCATGGTGGAGTTTTTTACTCagggggacagagagagagataagggAATGGAGATCAGCCCCATGTGTGACAAACACAATGCTTCCATTGAGAAGTCACAG GTGGGCTTCATCGACTACATTGTGCACCCACTATGGGAGACCTGGGCTGATCTGGTTCACCCTGATGCCCAGGAGATTCTTGACATGCTGGAGGACAACCGTGAGTGGTACCAGAGCATGATCCCCCACAGTCCCACCTCCACCCCCGAGGACAAGGGCGGTGTGTTTGGGATGGGAGCGATGGGTGGAGGCATCGTCTCATCAACAGGGGAGAAGTTCCAGTTCGACCTGACCTTAGAGGAGGAAGGGGAGTCTGACATTGAGAGTCCCGTGGACGAAGAGTTCACTTCCACCGCACAGGATTCCTCCAGGACAGATCCAGAAGACAAACATCCGTCTTCGGCTCCCCGCACACAGCAAGCCAACCTGACCGCTCGCTTCCCCGGCCGCAGGACAATGTCTTTTAAGATGGCGGAGCCACCAGACAGTGAAGATGAAGATAGAGAACTTGACCAAGAAGGGAAAAGCGTGTCTTACCTGCGTCTGGGAACATAA
- the LOC113116388 gene encoding cAMP-specific 3',5'-cyclic phosphodiesterase 4C-like isoform X2, giving the protein MSDMLSESSEEERPQRPSHLKLKGSSPTSSPRISPRDSPRSSPRNSPLLFRRLMMNRSIALQRRFTLAHTPSFDVENGLSVGRSPLESQASPGSGRVLQANFPHSQRRESFLYRSDSDFDLSPKAMSRNSSTASELHGEDMIVTPFAQVLASLRTVRSNFAVLTHQQDRVPSKRSTGSNPPSMCKTSLPEEPFQKLAVETLDELDWCLEQLETLKTRHSVSEMASNKFKRMLNRELTQLSETSKSGNQVSEFISSTFLEKQHDMDIMSPPTKEKEKKKWPMSQISGLKKPSHSSSVAASSIPRFGISTNQEDLLAKELEDFDKWGVDMFKISEYSGSRPLTVAMYTIFQERDLLKSFKIPVDTFITYMMALEENYHADVAYHNSIHAADVVQSTNVLLSTPALEAVFTDLEILAAMFASAIHDVDHPGVSNQFLINTNSELALMYNDSSVLENHHLAVGFKLLQEENCDIFQNLTKKQRQSLRKMVIDMVLATDMSKHMNLLADLKTMVETKKVTSLGVLLLDNYSDRIQVLQNMVHCADLSNPTKPLELYRQWTDRIMVEFFTQGDRERDKGMEISPMCDKHNASIEKSQVGFIDYIVHPLWETWADLVHPDAQEILDMLEDNREWYQSMIPHSPTSTPEDKGGVFGMGAMGGGIVSSTGEKFQFDLTLEEEGESDIESPVDEEFTSTAQDSSRTDPEDKHPSSAPRTQQANLTARFPGRRTMSFKMAEPPDSEDEDRELDQEGKSVSYLRLGT; this is encoded by the exons ttTTGATGTTGAGAATGGGCTGTCGGTGGGCCGCAGTCCTCTGGAGTCCCAGGCTAGTCCAGGCTCCGGCCGTGTGCTGCAGGCCAATTTCCCTCACAGTCAGCGGCGGGAGTCCTTCCTGTATCGCTCCGATTCTGACTTTGACCTTTCACCCAAGGCCATGTCCCGAAACTCATCCACGGCCAGCGAGCT ACATGGAGAAGACATGATAGTTACACCGTTTGCACAG GTCCTTGCCAGCTTGAGGACTGTGCGGAGCAACTTTGCTGTTTTGACCCATCAGCAAGACCGCGTCCCGAGCAA GAGGTCCACTGGAAGCAACCCACCATCCATGTGCAAGACAAGCCTACCAG AGGAGCCATTTCAGAAGTTGGCAGTGGAGACTCTGGATGAGCTGGACTGGTGTCTCGAACAGCTCGAGACTCTCAAGACACGTCACTCAGTCAGTGAGATGGCATCCAACAAG TTCAAAAGGATGCTGAATCGAGAGCTAACCCAGCTGTCAGAGACCAGCAAGTCTGGAAACCAGGTCTCAGAGTTCATCTCCAGCACCTTCTTGG AGAAGCAACATGATATGGATATTATGTCCCCACCAAccaaggagaaggagaagaaaaagTGGCCCATGTCTCAGATCAGTGGATTGAAGAAACCCTCACACAGCTCCAGCGTCGCAGCTTCCAGCATCCCACGCTTTGGCATCAGCACTAACCAGGAAGATCTGCTGGCCAAG GAGTTAGAGGACTTTGACAAATGGGGTGTGGATATGTTCAAGATATCGGAGTATTCAGGCAGCCGACCGCTAACGGTAGCAATGTACACAATCTTTCAG GAAAGAGACCTGTTGAAATCCTTTAAAATCCCTGTAGACACGTTCATTACCTACATGATGGCGTTGGAGGAGAACTACCACGCAGATGTAGCATACCATAATAGCATCCATGCAGCTGACGTGGTCCAGTCCACCAATGTCCTGCTGTCCACCCCAGCCCTGGAG GCTGTATTCACCGACCTTGAGATCTTGGCCGCAATGTTTGCTAGTGCAATACATGACGTGGACCACCCTGGAGTGTCCAACCAGTTCCTCATCAACACAA ACTCAGAGTTGGCTCTCATGTACAACGATTCGTCTGTTCTGGAGAACCACCACCTGGCTGTTGGCTTCAAACTGCTGCAGGAAGAAAACTGTGACATTTTCCAGAACCTGACCAAGAAACAGAGGCAGTCGCTGCGCAAAATGGTCATCGACATG GTCCTAGCCACTGATATGTCAAAGCATATGAACCTGTTAGCGGATCTCAAGACCATGGTAGAGACCAAGAAGGTGACCAGTCTGGGCGTCCTGCTGTTAGACAACTACTCTGATCGCATTCAG GTTCTTCAGAACATGGTGCATTGTGCTGACCTGAGCAACCCAACAAAGCCCCTGGAGCTGTACCGTCAGTGGACGGATCGCATCATGGTGGAGTTTTTTACTCagggggacagagagagagataagggAATGGAGATCAGCCCCATGTGTGACAAACACAATGCTTCCATTGAGAAGTCACAG GTGGGCTTCATCGACTACATTGTGCACCCACTATGGGAGACCTGGGCTGATCTGGTTCACCCTGATGCCCAGGAGATTCTTGACATGCTGGAGGACAACCGTGAGTGGTACCAGAGCATGATCCCCCACAGTCCCACCTCCACCCCCGAGGACAAGGGCGGTGTGTTTGGGATGGGAGCGATGGGTGGAGGCATCGTCTCATCAACAGGGGAGAAGTTCCAGTTCGACCTGACCTTAGAGGAGGAAGGGGAGTCTGACATTGAGAGTCCCGTGGACGAAGAGTTCACTTCCACCGCACAGGATTCCTCCAGGACAGATCCAGAAGACAAACATCCGTCTTCGGCTCCCCGCACACAGCAAGCCAACCTGACCGCTCGCTTCCCCGGCCGCAGGACAATGTCTTTTAAGATGGCGGAGCCACCAGACAGTGAAGATGAAGATAGAGAACTTGACCAAGAAGGGAAAAGCGTGTCTTACCTGCGTCTGGGAACATAA
- the LOC113116388 gene encoding cAMP-specific 3',5'-cyclic phosphodiesterase 4D-like isoform X1, whose protein sequence is MSDMLSESSEEERPQRPSHLKLKGSSPTSSPRISPRDSPRSSPRNSPLLFRRLMMNRSIALQRRFTLAHTPSFDVENGLSVGRSPLESQASPGSGRVLQANFPHSQRRESFLYRSDSDFDLSPKAMSRNSSTASELEESLKHWEVNWLNRHGEDMIVTPFAQVLASLRTVRSNFAVLTHQQDRVPSKRSTGSNPPSMCKTSLPEEPFQKLAVETLDELDWCLEQLETLKTRHSVSEMASNKFKRMLNRELTQLSETSKSGNQVSEFISSTFLEKQHDMDIMSPPTKEKEKKKWPMSQISGLKKPSHSSSVAASSIPRFGISTNQEDLLAKELEDFDKWGVDMFKISEYSGSRPLTVAMYTIFQERDLLKSFKIPVDTFITYMMALEENYHADVAYHNSIHAADVVQSTNVLLSTPALEAVFTDLEILAAMFASAIHDVDHPGVSNQFLINTNSELALMYNDSSVLENHHLAVGFKLLQEENCDIFQNLTKKQRQSLRKMVIDMVLATDMSKHMNLLADLKTMVETKKVTSLGVLLLDNYSDRIQVLQNMVHCADLSNPTKPLELYRQWTDRIMVEFFTQGDRERDKGMEISPMCDKHNASIEKSQVGFIDYIVHPLWETWADLVHPDAQEILDMLEDNREWYQSMIPHSPTSTPEDKGGVFGMGAMGGGIVSSTGEKFQFDLTLEEEGESDIESPVDEEFTSTAQDSSRTDPEDKHPSSAPRTQQANLTARFPGRRTMSFKMAEPPDSEDEDRELDQEGKSVSYLRLGT, encoded by the exons ttTTGATGTTGAGAATGGGCTGTCGGTGGGCCGCAGTCCTCTGGAGTCCCAGGCTAGTCCAGGCTCCGGCCGTGTGCTGCAGGCCAATTTCCCTCACAGTCAGCGGCGGGAGTCCTTCCTGTATCGCTCCGATTCTGACTTTGACCTTTCACCCAAGGCCATGTCCCGAAACTCATCCACGGCCAGCGAGCT GGAAGAGAGTTTGAAGCACTGGGAAGTCAACTGGCTAAATCG ACATGGAGAAGACATGATAGTTACACCGTTTGCACAG GTCCTTGCCAGCTTGAGGACTGTGCGGAGCAACTTTGCTGTTTTGACCCATCAGCAAGACCGCGTCCCGAGCAA GAGGTCCACTGGAAGCAACCCACCATCCATGTGCAAGACAAGCCTACCAG AGGAGCCATTTCAGAAGTTGGCAGTGGAGACTCTGGATGAGCTGGACTGGTGTCTCGAACAGCTCGAGACTCTCAAGACACGTCACTCAGTCAGTGAGATGGCATCCAACAAG TTCAAAAGGATGCTGAATCGAGAGCTAACCCAGCTGTCAGAGACCAGCAAGTCTGGAAACCAGGTCTCAGAGTTCATCTCCAGCACCTTCTTGG AGAAGCAACATGATATGGATATTATGTCCCCACCAAccaaggagaaggagaagaaaaagTGGCCCATGTCTCAGATCAGTGGATTGAAGAAACCCTCACACAGCTCCAGCGTCGCAGCTTCCAGCATCCCACGCTTTGGCATCAGCACTAACCAGGAAGATCTGCTGGCCAAG GAGTTAGAGGACTTTGACAAATGGGGTGTGGATATGTTCAAGATATCGGAGTATTCAGGCAGCCGACCGCTAACGGTAGCAATGTACACAATCTTTCAG GAAAGAGACCTGTTGAAATCCTTTAAAATCCCTGTAGACACGTTCATTACCTACATGATGGCGTTGGAGGAGAACTACCACGCAGATGTAGCATACCATAATAGCATCCATGCAGCTGACGTGGTCCAGTCCACCAATGTCCTGCTGTCCACCCCAGCCCTGGAG GCTGTATTCACCGACCTTGAGATCTTGGCCGCAATGTTTGCTAGTGCAATACATGACGTGGACCACCCTGGAGTGTCCAACCAGTTCCTCATCAACACAA ACTCAGAGTTGGCTCTCATGTACAACGATTCGTCTGTTCTGGAGAACCACCACCTGGCTGTTGGCTTCAAACTGCTGCAGGAAGAAAACTGTGACATTTTCCAGAACCTGACCAAGAAACAGAGGCAGTCGCTGCGCAAAATGGTCATCGACATG GTCCTAGCCACTGATATGTCAAAGCATATGAACCTGTTAGCGGATCTCAAGACCATGGTAGAGACCAAGAAGGTGACCAGTCTGGGCGTCCTGCTGTTAGACAACTACTCTGATCGCATTCAG GTTCTTCAGAACATGGTGCATTGTGCTGACCTGAGCAACCCAACAAAGCCCCTGGAGCTGTACCGTCAGTGGACGGATCGCATCATGGTGGAGTTTTTTACTCagggggacagagagagagataagggAATGGAGATCAGCCCCATGTGTGACAAACACAATGCTTCCATTGAGAAGTCACAG GTGGGCTTCATCGACTACATTGTGCACCCACTATGGGAGACCTGGGCTGATCTGGTTCACCCTGATGCCCAGGAGATTCTTGACATGCTGGAGGACAACCGTGAGTGGTACCAGAGCATGATCCCCCACAGTCCCACCTCCACCCCCGAGGACAAGGGCGGTGTGTTTGGGATGGGAGCGATGGGTGGAGGCATCGTCTCATCAACAGGGGAGAAGTTCCAGTTCGACCTGACCTTAGAGGAGGAAGGGGAGTCTGACATTGAGAGTCCCGTGGACGAAGAGTTCACTTCCACCGCACAGGATTCCTCCAGGACAGATCCAGAAGACAAACATCCGTCTTCGGCTCCCCGCACACAGCAAGCCAACCTGACCGCTCGCTTCCCCGGCCGCAGGACAATGTCTTTTAAGATGGCGGAGCCACCAGACAGTGAAGATGAAGATAGAGAACTTGACCAAGAAGGGAAAAGCGTGTCTTACCTGCGTCTGGGAACATAA
- the LOC113116388 gene encoding cAMP-specific 3',5'-cyclic phosphodiesterase 4C-like isoform X5, whose amino-acid sequence MNQAELESRACGSDAHSLQPAAHALNPPQVQPMAAGAPTAGTVRLLWNRAARAIWNVSVACALAGRSFCFVKAPFGAEMPDISYLLSVSWMYVQFKRMLNRELTQLSETSKSGNQVSEFISSTFLEKQHDMDIMSPPTKEKEKKKWPMSQISGLKKPSHSSSVAASSIPRFGISTNQEDLLAKELEDFDKWGVDMFKISEYSGSRPLTVAMYTIFQERDLLKSFKIPVDTFITYMMALEENYHADVAYHNSIHAADVVQSTNVLLSTPALEAVFTDLEILAAMFASAIHDVDHPGVSNQFLINTNSELALMYNDSSVLENHHLAVGFKLLQEENCDIFQNLTKKQRQSLRKMVIDMVLATDMSKHMNLLADLKTMVETKKVTSLGVLLLDNYSDRIQVLQNMVHCADLSNPTKPLELYRQWTDRIMVEFFTQGDRERDKGMEISPMCDKHNASIEKSQVGFIDYIVHPLWETWADLVHPDAQEILDMLEDNREWYQSMIPHSPTSTPEDKGGVFGMGAMGGGIVSSTGEKFQFDLTLEEEGESDIESPVDEEFTSTAQDSSRTDPEDKHPSSAPRTQQANLTARFPGRRTMSFKMAEPPDSEDEDRELDQEGKSVSYLRLGT is encoded by the exons ATGAATCAGGCAGAGTTGGAGAGTAGAGCATGCGGCAGTGATGCACACTCGCTCCAGCCAGCAGCACACGCTCTCAACCCGCCACAGGTGCAGCCCATGGCAGCTGGAGCTCCCACTGCTGGGACCGTTAGACTGCTGTGGAACCGGGCAGCTCGGGCGATCTGGAACGTGTCTGTAGCATGTGCACTGGCTGGACGGAGCTTCTGTTTTGTTAAAGCTCCATTTGGTGCTGAAATGCCAGACATCAGTTACTTGCTCTCTGTGTCGTGGATGTATGTTCAG TTCAAAAGGATGCTGAATCGAGAGCTAACCCAGCTGTCAGAGACCAGCAAGTCTGGAAACCAGGTCTCAGAGTTCATCTCCAGCACCTTCTTGG AGAAGCAACATGATATGGATATTATGTCCCCACCAAccaaggagaaggagaagaaaaagTGGCCCATGTCTCAGATCAGTGGATTGAAGAAACCCTCACACAGCTCCAGCGTCGCAGCTTCCAGCATCCCACGCTTTGGCATCAGCACTAACCAGGAAGATCTGCTGGCCAAG GAGTTAGAGGACTTTGACAAATGGGGTGTGGATATGTTCAAGATATCGGAGTATTCAGGCAGCCGACCGCTAACGGTAGCAATGTACACAATCTTTCAG GAAAGAGACCTGTTGAAATCCTTTAAAATCCCTGTAGACACGTTCATTACCTACATGATGGCGTTGGAGGAGAACTACCACGCAGATGTAGCATACCATAATAGCATCCATGCAGCTGACGTGGTCCAGTCCACCAATGTCCTGCTGTCCACCCCAGCCCTGGAG GCTGTATTCACCGACCTTGAGATCTTGGCCGCAATGTTTGCTAGTGCAATACATGACGTGGACCACCCTGGAGTGTCCAACCAGTTCCTCATCAACACAA ACTCAGAGTTGGCTCTCATGTACAACGATTCGTCTGTTCTGGAGAACCACCACCTGGCTGTTGGCTTCAAACTGCTGCAGGAAGAAAACTGTGACATTTTCCAGAACCTGACCAAGAAACAGAGGCAGTCGCTGCGCAAAATGGTCATCGACATG GTCCTAGCCACTGATATGTCAAAGCATATGAACCTGTTAGCGGATCTCAAGACCATGGTAGAGACCAAGAAGGTGACCAGTCTGGGCGTCCTGCTGTTAGACAACTACTCTGATCGCATTCAG GTTCTTCAGAACATGGTGCATTGTGCTGACCTGAGCAACCCAACAAAGCCCCTGGAGCTGTACCGTCAGTGGACGGATCGCATCATGGTGGAGTTTTTTACTCagggggacagagagagagataagggAATGGAGATCAGCCCCATGTGTGACAAACACAATGCTTCCATTGAGAAGTCACAG GTGGGCTTCATCGACTACATTGTGCACCCACTATGGGAGACCTGGGCTGATCTGGTTCACCCTGATGCCCAGGAGATTCTTGACATGCTGGAGGACAACCGTGAGTGGTACCAGAGCATGATCCCCCACAGTCCCACCTCCACCCCCGAGGACAAGGGCGGTGTGTTTGGGATGGGAGCGATGGGTGGAGGCATCGTCTCATCAACAGGGGAGAAGTTCCAGTTCGACCTGACCTTAGAGGAGGAAGGGGAGTCTGACATTGAGAGTCCCGTGGACGAAGAGTTCACTTCCACCGCACAGGATTCCTCCAGGACAGATCCAGAAGACAAACATCCGTCTTCGGCTCCCCGCACACAGCAAGCCAACCTGACCGCTCGCTTCCCCGGCCGCAGGACAATGTCTTTTAAGATGGCGGAGCCACCAGACAGTGAAGATGAAGATAGAGAACTTGACCAAGAAGGGAAAAGCGTGTCTTACCTGCGTCTGGGAACATAA